The Longimicrobiaceae bacterium genome contains a region encoding:
- a CDS encoding methyltransferase domain-containing protein has protein sequence MSTPQPPRATLATTQLFSPASIPEMYEQLLVGPLFSPWVDPLLDDVELRPGDRVLDVACGTGVVARGAAARLDDTESVVGVDVSPGMLAVARRVEPGIDWREGSASDLPLRAGEQFDVVVCQQGFQFFPDRHAAARQMRRALANGGRVGISTWRPDEEFPVLRQLREIAERRLGPIDDRRHSLSDPAPVETALREGGFRDVRSRRLTRTIRFPDGAVFVRMNAMALVGMSAGAGDLDEVARKQVVADIVADSADLIRANTDASGFSYELGTNVALARA, from the coding sequence ATGTCCACTCCTCAACCTCCCCGGGCAACACTCGCAACAACGCAGCTCTTCTCCCCGGCGAGCATCCCCGAGATGTACGAGCAGCTACTGGTCGGCCCCCTCTTCAGTCCGTGGGTGGATCCGCTGCTGGACGACGTCGAGCTGCGTCCCGGAGATCGCGTCCTCGACGTGGCCTGCGGCACCGGAGTCGTGGCGAGGGGGGCGGCGGCGCGCCTCGACGACACGGAGAGCGTGGTCGGGGTTGATGTAAGTCCGGGCATGCTGGCGGTCGCGCGCCGAGTCGAGCCGGGGATCGACTGGCGCGAGGGCAGCGCGAGCGACCTTCCGCTGCGTGCCGGCGAGCAGTTCGACGTGGTCGTGTGCCAGCAGGGCTTCCAGTTCTTCCCGGATCGCCATGCCGCCGCGCGGCAGATGCGACGCGCGCTGGCGAATGGAGGACGGGTGGGGATCAGCACCTGGCGGCCCGACGAGGAGTTCCCCGTCCTGCGCCAGTTGCGGGAGATCGCGGAGCGGCGCCTGGGACCGATCGACGATCGTCGGCACAGCCTGAGCGACCCCGCCCCGGTCGAGACCGCGCTCCGCGAGGGGGGATTCCGCGACGTCCGCTCGAGGCGACTCACCCGCACCATCCGCTTCCCGGACGGCGCAGTCTTCGTGCGGATGAACGCGATGGCTCTGGTGGGGATGAGCGCGGGTGCCGGCGACCTCGACGAGGTCGCCCGCAAGCAGGTCGTCGCCGACATCGTCGCGGACAGCGCCGACCTCATCCGCGCCAACACGGATGCTAGCGGGTTCAGCTACGAGCTCGGCACCAACGTGGCTCTGGCAAGGGCGTGA
- a CDS encoding GMC family oxidoreductase — MIQDARGLSASRARFDAIVVGSGVTGGWAAKELCERGLRVLVLERGPWVEHGQYPTEWLNPWEVALRGEPRSEEYQRDYPIQSNNYAFGEATKHFFVKDSEHPYLTPEDMPFRWIRGYQLGGRSLLWGRIVWRWSDLDFEANLRDGHGVDWPIRYRDLAPWYSHVERFIGVSGNRDGLPQVPDGEFLPPWEMNCVEREMKTRIEAAYPGRNLIIGRVTNLTRAHGGRGACQARNQCARGCSFGAYFSSLSSTLPAAARTGRLTVVCNAVVHSVLYDAQRNRVSGVRVIDATTGDTREYYARVVFLCASTLGTTQILLNSRSPEFPDGLANSSGVLGHFLMDHHSKAGARGTFPGFEDRYVYGRRPAETYIPRFRNLGREPDADVDYVRGYGLQGGASRGNWQRGSSMQGIGSTLKDALREPGPWRVYLQGYGECLPRYENYVSLDPERTDRWGIPLLRVHCAWGENELKMRQDLKNQAAEMLEAAGCREVTTYDDPCPPGFSVHEMGTARMGRDPRTSVLNAHNQAHDVPNLFITDGSCMTSNSCVNPSLTYMALTARAAAYAVEEMKRGHL, encoded by the coding sequence ATGATTCAGGATGCACGCGGGCTCTCTGCTTCTCGCGCGCGGTTCGACGCCATTGTCGTCGGCAGTGGTGTCACCGGGGGCTGGGCGGCCAAGGAGCTCTGCGAGAGAGGCTTGCGGGTACTGGTGTTGGAGCGCGGGCCGTGGGTGGAGCACGGCCAGTATCCCACCGAATGGCTGAATCCCTGGGAGGTCGCGCTCCGTGGCGAACCGCGGAGCGAAGAGTATCAACGCGATTACCCGATCCAGAGCAACAACTACGCGTTCGGAGAGGCGACCAAGCACTTCTTCGTCAAGGATTCGGAGCATCCCTACCTCACCCCGGAGGATATGCCCTTCCGCTGGATTCGCGGCTACCAGCTGGGCGGCCGTTCGCTGCTTTGGGGACGCATCGTCTGGCGGTGGAGCGACCTCGATTTCGAAGCCAATCTGCGTGACGGCCACGGCGTGGATTGGCCCATCCGGTACCGCGATCTCGCTCCGTGGTATTCGCACGTGGAGCGCTTCATCGGGGTGAGCGGGAATCGGGACGGCCTTCCGCAGGTTCCGGACGGTGAATTCCTCCCTCCTTGGGAAATGAACTGTGTCGAGCGAGAGATGAAGACTCGCATCGAGGCAGCGTATCCGGGCCGGAACCTGATCATCGGCCGCGTGACCAACCTGACACGCGCGCATGGCGGTCGCGGCGCCTGCCAGGCACGCAACCAATGCGCGCGCGGCTGCTCGTTTGGAGCCTACTTCAGTTCGCTGAGCTCCACCCTTCCCGCGGCTGCAAGGACCGGACGCCTTACGGTGGTGTGCAACGCAGTCGTGCACAGCGTGCTGTACGATGCGCAGCGGAATCGCGTCAGTGGCGTGCGGGTAATCGACGCGACTACGGGAGACACGCGGGAGTACTACGCCCGAGTGGTCTTCCTGTGTGCTTCGACCCTTGGAACTACACAGATTCTTCTGAACTCCCGCAGCCCCGAGTTCCCTGATGGGCTGGCCAACAGCAGCGGCGTGCTCGGTCACTTCCTCATGGACCATCACTCCAAGGCGGGAGCACGGGGCACGTTCCCGGGGTTCGAGGACCGCTACGTGTACGGCCGACGGCCGGCAGAGACCTACATTCCTCGCTTCCGCAATCTCGGGAGGGAACCCGACGCGGACGTGGACTACGTGCGTGGATACGGCCTGCAGGGAGGGGCAAGTCGCGGCAATTGGCAGCGTGGTTCGTCGATGCAAGGAATAGGGAGCACTCTCAAGGATGCATTGAGAGAGCCGGGCCCGTGGCGCGTGTACCTGCAGGGATACGGTGAGTGCCTGCCACGATACGAGAACTACGTCTCACTCGATCCGGAGAGGACAGATCGGTGGGGCATCCCGCTGTTGCGCGTTCATTGCGCATGGGGAGAGAACGAGCTGAAAATGCGCCAGGATCTGAAGAATCAGGCGGCGGAAATGCTGGAGGCTGCAGGGTGCCGGGAGGTGACTACCTACGACGACCCCTGCCCGCCCGGGTTCAGCGTGCACGAGATGGGCACGGCTCGAATGGGACGCGATCCCAGGACTTCCGTGCTGAACGCGCACAACCAGGCGCACGACGTGCCCAATCTCTTCATCACCGACGGATCGTGCATGACCAGCAATTCTTGCGTCAACCCGAGCCTGACCTACATGGCGCTCACTGCGCGGGCGGCGGCATACGCGGTAGAGGAGATGAAGCGGGGGCACCTCTGA
- a CDS encoding gluconate 2-dehydrogenase subunit 3 family protein, giving the protein MNELKLPDIVPAGETITRRHALAQITRMLGGGASLAALSGVAVGCEPEERSSTLAGRGAGSLLSARQREMLATIADHLIPPTDTPGARRAGVPEFIEIAFRESLHSALRDQFIAGLSDLDTRAQREHGRDYLDCTSEQQRALLLALDNEAFQPASSSDQRPRVAGDRHEPPRSDARQNSPAASSPPASSPSSAPAPEAIRWRWGEDRSPSWGATSFWRTLKRLVLVGYYTSELGATRELRYLALPGRYDGCTAIGRTWAV; this is encoded by the coding sequence ATGAATGAGTTGAAGCTCCCAGACATTGTGCCCGCTGGCGAGACCATCACCCGGCGTCATGCTCTGGCGCAGATCACGAGGATGCTCGGAGGCGGTGCCTCGCTCGCCGCGCTGAGCGGCGTGGCGGTCGGTTGCGAGCCGGAAGAACGGTCTTCGACGCTTGCAGGCCGGGGAGCCGGGAGTCTCCTATCCGCGCGCCAGCGGGAAATGCTCGCAACCATCGCCGACCATCTGATCCCACCCACGGACACCCCAGGCGCCCGAAGAGCGGGCGTACCCGAATTCATCGAGATCGCCTTTCGCGAATCGCTGCATTCGGCGCTGCGAGACCAGTTCATAGCCGGGCTATCGGACCTGGACACACGGGCGCAGCGTGAGCACGGACGGGACTATCTCGACTGTACGTCAGAGCAGCAGCGGGCCCTCCTGCTGGCCTTGGATAACGAGGCCTTCCAGCCCGCTTCGAGCTCGGACCAGCGACCGAGAGTCGCCGGCGATCGGCACGAACCTCCGCGGTCCGATGCTCGGCAGAATTCCCCGGCCGCTAGCTCTCCTCCCGCTAGCTCCCCTTCGTCTGCGCCGGCGCCGGAGGCGATTCGCTGGCGCTGGGGTGAGGACAGGTCGCCTTCCTGGGGCGCCACTTCCTTCTGGCGCACGCTGAAGCGCCTCGTCCTGGTGGGCTACTACACCTCCGAGCTGGGTGCCACGCGAGAGCTGCGCTACCTGGCGCTTCCGGGACGCTACGACGGCTGCACCGCGATCGGGCGAACCTGGGCGGTGTAG